Proteins encoded in a region of the Gallalistipes aquisgranensis genome:
- a CDS encoding TIGR03905 family TSCPD domain-containing protein yields MKKRIDYTPCGVCSRRIEIETEDGVVREVAFTGGCNGNTQGISVLVRGMKVDEVIARLRGIDCKGKGTSCPDQLARALEENR; encoded by the coding sequence ATGAAAAAGAGAATAGATTACACTCCCTGCGGCGTATGTTCACGCAGAATCGAAATCGAAACCGAAGACGGGGTGGTCCGGGAAGTCGCCTTCACAGGAGGTTGCAACGGGAACACACAAGGCATCTCCGTACTGGTGCGGGGCATGAAAGTCGACGAGGTGATCGCCCGCCTGCGCGGGATCGACTGCAAGGGCAAAGGCACCTCCTGTCCCGACCAGCTGGCCCGGGCCCTGGAAGAGAACCGATAA
- a CDS encoding SIR2 family NAD-dependent protein deacylase, which yields MEKKKLVVFTGAGVSADSGISTFRDADGLWENYRIEDVCTPEALARNRNLVIEFYNARRRDLLGRQPNEGHYAIAELEKHFDVDVITQNIDDLHERAGSSRITHLHGELRKLRSSRNETLTFPIEGWEQKPGDMAPDGTPARPFVVFFGEGVPMFDRAARIAATADLFVIVGTSLAVYPAASLVRYVRPEIPVYVVDPHKPDVSGIRNPVEFIQMNSAKGMPLLAEKLIRKYRS from the coding sequence ATGGAAAAGAAAAAACTCGTGGTTTTCACCGGCGCCGGCGTAAGTGCCGACAGCGGTATTTCGACATTCCGCGATGCGGACGGCCTGTGGGAAAATTACAGGATCGAAGACGTATGCACGCCCGAAGCACTGGCACGCAACCGGAATCTGGTGATCGAATTCTACAACGCCCGACGCAGGGATCTGCTCGGCCGGCAGCCCAACGAGGGACATTACGCCATCGCGGAACTCGAAAAACATTTCGACGTGGACGTAATTACCCAAAACATCGACGACCTGCACGAACGGGCCGGCAGCAGCCGGATCACCCATCTGCACGGAGAGTTGCGCAAGTTACGCAGCAGCCGGAACGAAACGCTCACTTTCCCAATCGAAGGATGGGAGCAGAAACCCGGCGACATGGCTCCCGACGGCACACCCGCCCGCCCGTTCGTCGTATTTTTCGGGGAAGGGGTTCCGATGTTCGACCGGGCGGCACGGATCGCAGCCACAGCCGACCTGTTCGTCATCGTGGGCACTTCGCTGGCCGTCTATCCGGCAGCGTCGCTGGTACGGTACGTCCGTCCCGAGATTCCGGTCTATGTGGTCGATCCCCACAAACCGGATGTTTCCGGCATCCGCAATCCGGTCGAGTTCATTCAGATGAATTCCGCGAAAGGCATGCCCCTGCTGGCGGAGAAGTTGATCCGGAAATACAGGTCATAG
- a CDS encoding GNAT family N-acetyltransferase: MTIERCVNTCLLVDIWLEASAHGHDFVPLHLWLKAAHRMRTEYLPHSENYLCRDVSGDPLGFVSLTPGRIEALFVLPKFEGRGVGRSLLDFAKGLCPELTLSVFEKNGRALRFYRRNGFRVTGRGIDGYTGEPELTMTCISGSTSPPAGACLSRNSSE; this comes from the coding sequence ATGACGATAGAGCGCTGTGTAAATACCTGCTTGTTGGTAGACATCTGGCTGGAGGCCTCGGCGCACGGACACGATTTCGTGCCGCTCCACCTGTGGCTGAAAGCGGCTCACCGGATGCGAACCGAATATTTGCCGCATTCGGAAAACTATCTCTGCCGGGACGTGTCGGGCGATCCGCTCGGTTTCGTCTCCCTGACGCCGGGACGTATCGAGGCGCTTTTCGTGCTTCCGAAATTCGAAGGCCGCGGAGTGGGGCGTTCTCTGCTGGATTTCGCCAAGGGGCTCTGTCCCGAACTCACTCTCTCCGTCTTCGAGAAGAACGGGCGGGCCCTCCGTTTCTACCGCCGCAACGGATTCCGGGTAACGGGACGGGGTATCGACGGTTATACGGGGGAACCCGAACTGACTATGACCTGTATTTCCGGATCAACTTCTCCGCCAGCAGGGGCATGCCTTTCGCGGAATTCATCTGAATGA
- the feoB gene encoding ferrous iron transport protein B, giving the protein MRLSDLRTGQTGIILKVLGHGAFRKRILEMGFVRGKNVSVLLNAPLKDPIKYKIMDYEVSLRRSEASMIEVITEEEAREQISQEESAGVLENDTIEKVISSSGRSINIALVGNPNCGKTSLFNSASGSHEHVGNYSGVTVDAKRGHFFYKGYRFTIYDLPGTYALSAYSPEELYVRRHLVEQTPDVIVNVVAASNLERNLYLTTELIDMDQSMVIALNMYDELEDSGAVLDYEALGRMIGVPIVPTVSRHGKGINELFDTVIRVYENQEKTVRHIHINHGPAIEAGITELKEKFKAAPGLSKHFSPRFLAIKMLERDKEVEKLLSAQPEYSEWKEIRDREDMRIEKTLGEDVETAVANEKYGFISGALRETLTPGNKEEAQTTRIIDSFVTHKLFGFPIFLFLMWLMFEVTFQLGAYPMEWIEAGVGWLSSLVEQGMAEGALKDLIVDGVLGGVGGVIVFLPNILILYFFISFMEDSGYMARAAFIMDKIMHRIGLHGKSFIPLIMGFGCNVPAIMASRTIESHSSRLITILINPFMSCSARLPIYILLVGTFFPKHASLVFMGLYLLGILVAIVTAKLMRKFLFKKDETPFVMELPPYRLPSGKATLQHMWDKAAQYLRKMGGIILVASIFIWFLSYFPRPKEEILPRDVQSEAIAEGVTSTDLQTLETLEQQKNSYLGRIGQFCEPVVEPLGFNWKVSIALLSGAAAKELVVSTLGVLYAESDPEDTGALSEKLTAPNPQTGVPDLTPLSALAFLVFVLLYFPCIAALVAIANETGSWKWALFSILYNTLIAWLVAFLVYQIGSLFI; this is encoded by the coding sequence ATGCGGCTATCGGATTTACGGACCGGCCAGACCGGAATCATCCTCAAGGTATTGGGGCACGGGGCTTTCCGCAAAAGGATACTGGAGATGGGATTCGTGCGGGGAAAGAACGTTTCCGTACTGTTGAACGCTCCGCTGAAAGACCCGATCAAATACAAGATCATGGATTACGAAGTTTCGCTCCGGCGCAGCGAAGCCTCCATGATCGAAGTCATCACGGAAGAGGAGGCCCGCGAGCAGATCAGCCAGGAAGAGTCGGCCGGAGTGCTCGAAAACGACACGATCGAGAAGGTCATCAGTTCCTCCGGCCGCAGCATCAACATCGCCCTGGTGGGCAACCCGAACTGCGGAAAAACCTCCCTGTTCAATTCAGCTTCGGGCAGCCACGAGCACGTGGGCAATTACAGCGGCGTGACCGTGGATGCCAAGCGCGGCCATTTTTTCTATAAAGGATACCGCTTCACGATCTACGACCTGCCGGGAACCTATGCGCTTTCGGCATACAGCCCGGAGGAGCTTTACGTGCGCCGCCATCTGGTGGAACAGACGCCCGACGTGATCGTGAACGTGGTGGCGGCTTCCAATCTGGAACGGAACCTCTACCTGACCACGGAACTGATCGACATGGACCAAAGCATGGTGATCGCTCTGAACATGTATGACGAACTTGAGGATAGCGGCGCCGTGCTGGACTATGAAGCACTGGGCAGAATGATCGGAGTGCCGATCGTGCCGACCGTTTCCCGCCACGGGAAAGGGATCAACGAACTGTTCGATACGGTTATCCGGGTATACGAGAACCAGGAAAAAACCGTACGTCATATCCATATCAACCACGGTCCTGCCATCGAAGCGGGCATTACGGAACTCAAGGAGAAGTTCAAGGCGGCACCGGGGCTCTCCAAGCACTTCTCCCCCCGGTTTCTGGCCATCAAGATGCTCGAAAGGGACAAGGAGGTGGAAAAACTGCTGAGTGCCCAGCCGGAATATTCCGAATGGAAAGAGATACGCGACAGGGAGGACATGCGGATCGAAAAGACGCTCGGAGAGGACGTGGAAACGGCCGTAGCCAATGAAAAATACGGATTCATCTCGGGAGCGCTGCGGGAAACCCTCACTCCCGGCAACAAGGAGGAGGCACAGACGACCCGGATCATCGACTCGTTCGTCACCCACAAGCTGTTCGGATTCCCCATCTTCCTGTTCCTGATGTGGCTGATGTTCGAAGTCACGTTCCAGTTGGGAGCCTATCCCATGGAGTGGATCGAGGCGGGTGTCGGCTGGCTCTCATCGCTGGTAGAACAGGGTATGGCTGAAGGTGCGCTCAAGGACCTGATCGTGGACGGCGTACTGGGCGGCGTGGGCGGCGTGATCGTTTTCCTGCCCAACATACTGATTCTATACTTCTTCATTTCGTTCATGGAAGATTCGGGCTACATGGCCCGGGCCGCGTTCATCATGGACAAGATCATGCACAGGATCGGCCTGCACGGCAAGTCGTTCATCCCGCTGATCATGGGCTTCGGCTGCAACGTCCCCGCCATCATGGCTTCGCGGACGATCGAAAGTCACAGCAGCCGGCTGATCACCATCCTGATCAATCCGTTCATGTCATGCAGTGCACGGCTTCCCATCTATATCCTGCTGGTGGGTACATTCTTTCCGAAGCATGCCAGTCTCGTCTTCATGGGGCTCTATCTGCTGGGTATTCTGGTGGCCATCGTGACGGCCAAGTTGATGCGCAAATTCCTCTTCAAAAAGGACGAGACGCCGTTCGTCATGGAGCTACCGCCCTACCGGCTCCCTTCGGGCAAAGCCACCCTCCAGCACATGTGGGACAAGGCCGCCCAATATCTGCGCAAAATGGGCGGCATCATTCTCGTCGCTTCGATCTTCATTTGGTTCCTGAGCTACTTTCCGAGGCCGAAAGAGGAGATACTGCCCAGGGACGTACAAAGCGAAGCCATCGCGGAGGGAGTGACGTCGACCGACCTCCAGACGCTCGAAACGCTGGAGCAACAGAAAAACTCCTATCTCGGCCGTATCGGGCAGTTCTGCGAACCGGTCGTGGAACCGCTGGGCTTCAACTGGAAAGTAAGTATCGCCCTGTTGTCGGGAGCTGCTGCCAAAGAACTGGTAGTCAGCACACTCGGCGTCCTCTATGCGGAAAGCGACCCGGAAGACACCGGAGCCTTGTCAGAAAAACTGACCGCACCCAATCCTCAGACAGGGGTTCCCGATCTCACGCCTCTTTCGGCCCTGGCATTTCTGGTATTCGTCCTGCTCTATTTCCCGTGCATCGCCGCACTGGTGGCTATTGCCAACGAAACGGGCAGTTGGAAATGGGCTCTGTTCTCGATCCTCTACAACACGCTTATCGCCTGGCTCGTGGCATTCCTGGTTTATCAGATCGGTAGTCTGTTTATCTGA
- a CDS encoding nuclear transport factor 2 family protein, which produces MDAERRERIVCRWFDMWVKGTDTGIAEIFSPDVHYIESWGPEYRGAGEVKRWFDEWNTRGRVVAWNIGRYMHGEDRTVVEWFFESRMNDGGGDMFDGVSLVGWTPEGKIGFLKEFGCNVDRYDPYGDGDEKPRFRSGKILWF; this is translated from the coding sequence ATGGATGCGGAAAGAAGGGAGCGTATCGTCTGCCGGTGGTTCGATATGTGGGTGAAGGGAACCGATACGGGAATCGCGGAGATTTTTTCTCCGGATGTCCATTATATCGAGAGTTGGGGGCCGGAGTACCGGGGCGCCGGCGAAGTCAAACGGTGGTTTGACGAGTGGAACACGCGGGGACGCGTTGTTGCCTGGAATATCGGGCGATATATGCATGGAGAGGACCGCACGGTTGTGGAATGGTTCTTCGAAAGCCGGATGAACGACGGAGGCGGCGATATGTTCGACGGCGTTTCGCTTGTCGGGTGGACGCCCGAAGGTAAAATCGGGTTTTTGAAAGAGTTCGGTTGCAATGTCGACCGCTATGACCCTTACGGAGACGGTGACGAAAAGCCCCGATTCCGTTCCGGAAAAATACTATGGTTTTAA
- a CDS encoding low molecular weight protein-tyrosine-phosphatase translates to MEKIKILFVCLGNICRSPAAEEIMRQLVKREGLSSRIEVDSAGTYGGHAGDLPDPRMRRAARARGYELASRSRRITEDDFREFDLIVVMDDSNYERAYRLAPSPEEADKIRRMTAFCRCHQATYVPDPYYEGARGFELVLDLLEDACSGLLEDLKNGMLRLKR, encoded by the coding sequence ATGGAAAAAATAAAGATATTGTTTGTTTGCCTTGGCAATATCTGCCGTTCTCCGGCTGCCGAGGAGATCATGCGTCAGCTGGTGAAGCGGGAGGGATTGTCTTCACGGATCGAAGTCGACTCGGCGGGAACCTATGGCGGGCATGCGGGCGATCTGCCCGATCCACGCATGAGACGGGCCGCACGGGCTCGCGGCTATGAATTGGCGAGTCGTTCGAGGCGGATCACGGAAGACGATTTTCGGGAATTCGACCTGATCGTGGTGATGGATGATTCGAATTACGAGCGGGCTTATCGGTTGGCCCCCTCTCCGGAAGAAGCGGATAAGATTCGGCGGATGACAGCTTTCTGCCGGTGTCATCAGGCCACTTATGTCCCCGATCCCTATTACGAAGGTGCCCGCGGTTTCGAACTCGTACTGGATTTATTGGAAGACGCCTGCTCGGGTTTGCTGGAAGATCTGAAAAACGGGATGCTGCGGTTGAAGCGTTAA
- a CDS encoding putative transporter yields the protein MEWLNSLIFGEGIAHSVLILSAVIAVGVFLGKVKVAGISLGVTWILFVGIIFSHFGMRMDPHTLHFIREFGLILFVYSIGLQVGPGFFSSFKKGGIRLNMLASAIVLLGVATAYALHLATGIGITTMVGILSGAVTNTPGLGAAQQTFTDMTGGSDETIALGYAVAYPLGVVGIILAIIFIRWLFRIRFEEENKALAENDERAAKEAELASVLIVNPLIDGQKVVDVKHSINRPFVVSRVLRRDGRIEIVNAETVLREGDKVLVVASAEHMRPIINLVGKRIEMSHKDWEELDSQFISRRIIITKPELNGKRIGDLKLRKGFGVTVTRVNRAGVDLIARHDLQLQMGDRLTVVGSEMAIKDITRLLGNSMLRLREPNLIPIFIGICLGVLLGSIPFVFPGVPQPIKLGLAGGPLVVSILISRFGPHYKLVTYTTMSANLMLREIGISLFLACVGLGAGDGFVRTIVYEGGYHWIGYGFVITVVPILLVAVFARKVYKTNYYTLMGLIAGSMTDPPALAYSNALAGNDMPAVSYATVYPLTMFLRVLTAQLLIIFSVG from the coding sequence ATGGAATGGCTTAATTCTTTGATTTTCGGGGAGGGAATCGCCCATTCGGTGCTGATTCTGTCCGCCGTGATCGCCGTGGGGGTATTTCTGGGAAAGGTGAAGGTGGCCGGCATTTCGCTGGGTGTCACCTGGATTCTCTTCGTAGGAATCATTTTCAGCCATTTCGGGATGCGGATGGACCCCCATACGCTCCATTTCATCCGTGAATTCGGTTTGATACTGTTCGTCTATTCGATCGGGTTGCAGGTGGGGCCCGGCTTTTTCTCTTCGTTCAAAAAAGGAGGTATCCGGCTCAATATGCTCGCTTCGGCGATCGTCCTGTTGGGCGTGGCTACCGCATACGCGCTTCACCTGGCTACCGGTATCGGAATCACCACGATGGTCGGTATCCTCTCCGGTGCCGTCACCAATACGCCCGGTCTCGGTGCCGCCCAGCAGACTTTCACCGACATGACGGGCGGCAGCGACGAGACCATCGCTCTGGGGTATGCCGTAGCCTATCCGTTGGGTGTGGTGGGAATTATCCTCGCGATCATTTTTATCCGCTGGCTGTTCCGCATCCGCTTCGAGGAGGAGAACAAGGCGTTGGCCGAAAACGACGAACGTGCGGCCAAAGAGGCGGAACTCGCTTCCGTGCTGATCGTCAATCCGCTGATCGACGGACAGAAGGTCGTGGACGTGAAACATTCCATCAACCGGCCGTTCGTCGTTTCCCGGGTGTTGAGGCGCGACGGACGGATCGAGATCGTGAATGCCGAAACGGTGCTCCGTGAAGGGGACAAGGTGCTGGTCGTGGCTTCGGCTGAGCATATGCGGCCCATTATAAATCTGGTCGGTAAACGGATCGAAATGAGCCATAAGGATTGGGAAGAACTCGATTCCCAGTTCATTTCCAGGCGGATCATCATTACCAAGCCCGAACTCAACGGCAAGCGGATCGGAGACCTGAAACTGCGCAAAGGGTTCGGCGTGACAGTGACCCGTGTCAACCGGGCCGGAGTCGATCTGATCGCCCGTCATGATCTGCAGCTCCAGATGGGCGACCGGCTGACGGTCGTGGGCAGCGAAATGGCGATCAAGGATATTACCCGCCTGTTGGGCAATTCGATGCTGCGGCTGCGCGAACCCAATCTGATACCTATTTTCATCGGAATCTGCCTGGGGGTGTTGCTGGGCAGTATCCCGTTCGTGTTCCCCGGTGTGCCGCAGCCGATCAAACTGGGGCTGGCCGGAGGGCCTTTGGTGGTTTCGATTCTTATCAGCCGCTTCGGGCCCCATTACAAGCTGGTTACCTATACGACGATGAGTGCCAATCTGATGCTGCGTGAAATCGGCATATCGCTCTTCTTGGCCTGCGTGGGGCTCGGTGCCGGAGACGGATTTGTCCGGACGATCGTGTATGAGGGAGGGTATCACTGGATCGGATACGGTTTTGTCATCACCGTAGTCCCGATTCTGCTTGTGGCCGTATTCGCCCGTAAGGTGTATAAGACCAATTATTATACGTTGATGGGGCTGATTGCCGGCAGTATGACCGACCCTCCCGCGCTGGCCTATTCGAACGCCTTGGCGGGGAACGACATGCCGGCCGTGAGTTATGCCACGGTCTATCCGCTTACGATGTTCCTGCGGGTGCTGACGGCCCAGCTGCTCATCATTTTCTCCGTCGGATAG